The Psilocybe cubensis strain MGC-MH-2018 chromosome 7, whole genome shotgun sequence genome has a window encoding:
- a CDS encoding 40S ribosomal protein S4 translates to MLACSFDVSASNVVGLLCAFGSALVFVSSNIFFKKIMPSNSGATSSMSSHKLDKMNLLLYSSSMAFILMIPIWVYYDLPLFINGTAQVVLPKGRAPPAHSVIYYFVMNGTVHYAQNIIAFVILSSTSPVTYSIASLIKRVAVICIAIIWFNQTVHPVQAFGIAMTFTGLYMYNNAKGDVEKGEKKLRRLEATKDMMLPSTKEDVKMLSGAETPPSETLSEYLSSESQGMGSGTIYGRPRQVSLSAALGHQIYSQQHHRPITTTSLHIKTSEAVSGKETIGSPVDLYPSPPPSNDSPPTNTIPLPTHIHMYMVYCDAPQKALAKLSKSQKLLDNGHADTLRQPQEDFSTARGPKKHLKRLSAPSSWMLDKLSGTYAPRPSPGPHKLRESLPLTIFLRNRLKYALTGREVTSIVKQRLIKIDGKVRTDPTYPAGFMDVISIEKSGEHFRLLYDVKGRFTIHRITPEEATYKLLKVRRVALGNGGVPHVVTHDGRTIRYPDPHIRANDTVKYDIAQGKITDYVKFDTGNIVMITGGRNMGRAGVIVHREKHIGGFDIVHVKDSLDRTFATRVTNIFVIGEGIKPWISLPKGKGTKLTISEERDVRRKRAE, encoded by the exons ATGCTTGCCTGTTCGTTTGACGTGTCTGCGTCGAATGTTGTAGGCTTGTTGTGCGCCTTTGGAtcagcccttgtctttgtgagCTCCAATATCTTCTTCAAAAAGATAATGCCCTCCAATTCTGGGGCGACATCTTCAATGTCGTCACATAAACTCGACAAAATGAACCTCCTCCTGTACTCCTCCAGTATGGCGTTTATCTTAATGATCCCCATCTGGGTATACTACGACCTCCCCCTGTTTATCAATGGCACCGCCCAGGTCGTCCTTCCAAAAGGCCGCGCACCACCCGCTCATTCAGTGATCTACTATTTCGTGATGAACGGGACTGTCCACTACGCCCAAAATATCATTGCCTTTGTAATTCTTTCCTCAACATCACCAGTCACTTATTCCATCGCGTCCCTTATCAAGCGCGTTGCCGTCATTTGTATCGCTATAATCTGGTTCAATCAAACCGTTCATCCTGTGCAAGCTTTTGGAATCGCCATGACATTCACTGGTTTGTACATGTACAACAATGCCAAGGGTGATGtcgaaaaaggagaaaagaaATTGAGGAGACTAGAGGCTACAAAAGATATGATGTTGCCTTCTACCAAAGAAGATGTTAAAATGTTGTCTGGAGCGGAAACACCCCCCTCGGAAACTCTCTCCGAATACCTATCGTCAGAGTCTCAGGGTATGGGCTCGGGAACAATTTATGGACGGCCTCGACAAGTGTCATTATCAGCGGCCTTGGGTCACCAGATATATTCTCAACAGCATCATCGACCTATTACTACCACGTCCCTACACATCAAGACATCTGAAGCTGTCTCTGGGAAGGAAACAATTGGTTCCCCTGTAGATTTGTATCCTTCTCCCCCTCCATCAAACGATTCTCCCCCGACAAATACAATACCTTTGCCAACA CACATCCATATGTACATGGTTTATTGCGATGCACCACAGAAGGCTCTCGCAAAACTGTCGAA GTCCCAAAAGCTTCTCGACAACGGGCACGCCGACACCCTCCGCCAACCTCAAGAAGATTTCAGCACA GCCCGTGGACCCAAAAAGCACTTGAAGCGCTTGAGCGCTCCCTCGTCATGGATGTTGGACAAGTTGAGCGGAACTTAT GCCCCTCGCCCCTCCCCTGGACCCCACAAGCTCCGCGAATCCCTTCCCCTCACCATTTTCCTCCGCAATAGGCTAAAGTACGCCTTGACTGGCCGTGAAGTTACATCAATTGTCAAGCAACGCTTGATCAAAATCGATGGAAAGGTCCGCACCGATCCTACTTACCCTGCTGGATTCATGG ATGTTATTTCCATTGAGAAATCTGGTGAACACTTCCGTCTCCTCTATGATGTCAAGGGCCGTTTCACCATCCACCGTATCACCCCCGAGGAAGCTACCTACAAGCTCCTTAAAGTCCGTCGCGTTGCCCTCGGTAATGGTGGTGTTCCCCACGTTGTAACTCACGACGGACGCACCATTCGCTACCCCGACCCTCATATCCGTGCCAACGATACCGTCAAGTATGATATCGCTCAAGGAAAAATCACAGACTACGTCAAGTTCGACACTGGCAACATCGTCATGATCACTGGCGGACGTAACATGGGCAGAGCTGGTGTCATTGTGCACAGGGAAAAGCACATTGGAGGATTCGATATTGTCCACGTCAAGGACTCCCTTGACAGGACTTTCGCAACTCG TGTCACTAACATTTTTGTCATTGGTGAGGGTATCAAGCCCTGGATATCGCTGCCGAAGGGCAAGGGTACCAAGCTTACCATCTCTGAGGAGCGTGATGTCAGGAGGAAGCGCGCCGAGTAA
- a CDS encoding DNA cross-link repair protein pso2/snm1: MAPPPKKKKREHSVSDQTLYHFFASNTSNAPQESASVKANLKTHPVASTLSVDSKTKATKQPEIIVIDSDSESEVEIVQTITSKRRKLSPKNDNKSSVSSSTKAEDLVTEGKHEENITISPSVTPTQSSREGADTTMSFGIPFLLNQPKSNVLPKDYLPLFGEPFLLTSASLEKSSVHTSATPLASSSKTTLDPTTESTVDIDLTMDDWNDGDDEINSEPAIEDQVMQWGSSITINSEETMRSDALFLSDDLLPDQSKNGKNRCLSTRPAGNTVSFPVKTITEDKGKNFATVRQQGIRNNAFSFLMSSLKENEIWKEATIAKDRYYQRTQSVKGGRQKAPFYKVLQGMPIAVDAFKYGAIPGVTAYFLTHAHSDHYTNLSSTWKHGPIYCSQSTANLIVHKLSVEKKWVHPLPMDTPTVIPDTNGVFVTLIEANHCPGSCLFFFEGCQTVNAGDSPFKSCYVGSSRTFRYLHCGDFRASPRHVLHPSVKGKVIDHVYLDTTYLDPKYTFPPQPLVISACANLAKRLVSGESNKQSTSTVLTWMSSSEIGKGKVKEISKPLIVIGTYSIGKERIAKAIARALDTKIYCDARKAAILRCQDDPELHSMLTSDPTKGFVHLVPLGSITSDQLKLYLDRFKDVYDRIIGFRPTGWTYTQAAGTNQSPSIQSILAASAGQSFTYANLQVSPKSTPNLSLYPVPYSEHSSFYELTCFAMSFTWVKMIATVNVGTEASRGRMAKWVDRWETERKKRGKDTIVPYTNPDYW, encoded by the exons ATGGCACCGCCtcccaaaaagaagaaaagagagcATTCTGTTTCTGACCAAACATTATATCATTTCTTCGCATCTAACACTAGCAATGCGCCCCAAGAGTCTGCCAGTGTGAAAGCGAACTTGAAGACTCACCCTGTTGCAAGTACCCTTTCAGTGGATTCGAAAACGAAGGCTACAAAACAACCGGAAATCATTGTGATTGACTCTGACAGTGAAAGCGAAGTGGAAATAGTTCAAACTATCACTTCGAAGCGTCGAAAGCTTAGTCCCAAAAATGATAATAAGTCTTCGGTATCAAGTTCGACCAAGGCGGAGGATCTGGTAACTGAGGGGAAGCACGAAGAGAACATTACAATCTCTCCTTCTGTCACACCGACCCAGAGCTCAAGAGAAGGTGCAGATACCACCATGTCATTTGGGATTCCTTTCCTATTAAATCAACCGAAATCGAATGTTTTACCAAAGGATTATCTTCCATTATTCGGAGAGCCCTTTCTATTGACTTCTGCGTCACTGGAAAAGAGTTCAGTGCATACATCTGCTACACCTTTAGCTTCTAGCTCCAAAACTACATTGGACCCCACAACAGAATCCACCGTCGATATTGATTTAACTATGGACGATTGGAACGACGGTGATGACGAAATAAACTCTGAACCAGCCATTGAAGACCAAGTAATGCAATGGGGATCATCCATCACAATTAACTCTGAGGAGACCATGAGGTCGGACGCCCTTTTTCTATCTGATGATCTTTTGCCAGAT CAAAGCAAAAATGGCAAAAATCGATGTTTATCTACCCGACCTGCTGGGAACACTGTGTCGTTCCCAGTGAAAACCATAACTGAAGATAAAGGCAAAAACTTTGCCACTGTTAGGCAACAGGGTATTAGAAATAATGCATTTTCTTTCCTGATGTCTTCACTGAAAGAGAACGAGATCTGGAAAGAAGCAACAATTGCGAAAGACAGATACTATCAACGAACCCAGAGTGTGAAAGGTGGCCGGCAAAAAGCACCATTTTATAAAGTCCTTCAGGGTATGCCTATTGCTGTCGATGCGTTCAAATACGGTGCCATCCCAGGTGTCACAGCCTACTTTCTAAC ACATGCTCATTCAGATCACTATACCAACCTATCCTCGACCTGGAAACACGGTCCAATTTATTGTTCTCAAAGTACAGCAAATCTCATTGTGCACAAGCTTTCCGTTGAAAAGAAATGGGTTCACCCTTTACCTATGGATACTCCTACTGTAATACCGGACACCAATGGCGTATTCGTCACTCTCATCGAAGCGAACCATTGCCCAGgatcttgtctttttttctttgaagGATGCCAAACTGTCAATGCCGGGGATAGTCCGTTCAAGTCTTGCTACGTTGGTTCATCCAGAACATTTCGATACCTCCATTGCGGTGACTTTCGAGCCTCTCCGCGTCATGTCCTTCATCCCTCCGTCAAAGGAAAAGTTATCGACCATGTCTATCTAGATACAACATATCTCGACCCCAAA TACACTTTCCCTCCCCAACCTCTGGTCATCTCTGCCTGTGCTAATTTGGCCAAGAGACTAGTGTCTGGAGAATCTAACAAGCAAAGTACTTCAACTGTGCTTACATGGATGTCTTCATCGGAGATTGGCAAGGGCAAGGTAAAAGAGATCTCTAAGCCACTAATTGTCATCGG GACATATTCTATCGGCAAGGAGCGCATTGCCAAAG CTATTGCTCGTGCATTAGACACGAAGATTTATTGCGATGCTCGAAAAGCCGCAATATTGAGGTGTCAGGATGACCCAGAGTTACATTCTATGCTGACTTCCGATCCAACAAAGGGTTTTGTCCATCTCGTGCCGTTAGGATCTATCACATCAGATCAACTCAAACTGTATCTGGACCGGTTCAAAGACGTTTATGATAGAATCATCGGGTTTAGACCCACAGGCTGGAC ATACACTCAGGCTGCAGGTACCAATCAATCTCCTTCCATTCAATCTATTCTTGCTGCATCAGCAGGCCAGTCATTTACATACGCAAACCTGCAAGTATCTCCGAAGTCGACACCGAACTTATCGTTGTATCCTGTTCCATATTCGGAGCACTCCTCTTTCTATGAACTGACTTGCTTTGCGATGTCATTCACTTGGGTAAAAATGATTGCGACTGTAAACGTGGGCACTGAGGCAAGTAGGGGAAGAATGGCAAAATGGGTAGATAGATGGGagacagaaagaaagaagcgaGGAAAGGATACAATAGTCCCTTATACAAACCCAGATTACTGGTGA
- a CDS encoding 60S ribosomal protein L43A yields MTKRTKKVGITGKYGVRYGASLRKQVKKMEVSQHARYTCTFCGKDSVKRTAVGIWHCSACKKTIAGGAWSVSTTAAATVRSTVRRLRELTEA; encoded by the exons ATG ACAAAACGCACCAAGAAAGTAGGAATCACTGGTAAATACGGAGTG CGTTATGGTGCCTCCCTGCGTAAACAGGTGAAAAAGATGGAAGTCTCCCAACACGCGAGATATACCTGCACTTTCTGCGGGAAG GACTCTGTCAAACGTACCGCTGTTGGCATCTGGCACTGCTCAGCTTGCAAGAAGACCATCGCTGGAGGAGCTTGGTCGGTTTCAACAACGGCGGCTGCCACCGTTCGCAG CACTGTCCGTCGTCTGCGCGAACTTACGGAGGCTTAG
- a CDS encoding Phosphatidylinositol transfer protein SFH5: MSTDASKATPAAAGAVPEPTVAPHNQSSVAPAQVTAAPTSISEAHPSNPKAGQAATPSQTAAGTSSESDHTLAIANELQNPLTKKFTEAEWRALFEFRAQLPDIFAQAYPDNGQARELPVTIWGVTINPATPQDDARVSVVLLKFLRARNLSVTEARDMFINTLRWRESFNIEAALKEEFPEEVFGKLGYIYGKDNGGRPVAYNIYGGNSDLKAVFGDIQRFIRWRVAFMEKSVALLDFVEIDQMIQVHDYLGVSFTTRDANSKAAASEATNIFQSHYPELLYKKFFINIPTIFNWIFWLFKPLISANTLAKMSVVGTGQEAIRKALSPFIDSKELPERYGGEAKAF, translated from the exons ATGTCTACAGACGCATCTAAAGCtacaccagcagcagcaggggcTGTACCAGAACCCACTGTGGCACCACACAATCAGTCTTCCGTTGCACCCGCCCAAGTAACTGCCGCTCCCACTAGCATTTCCGAGGCCCACCCCTCGAATCCAAAGGCAGGACAAGCAGCCACTCCTTCACAGACAGCGGCCGGCACTTCCTCAGAATCTGATCATACTTTAGCGATAGCTAACGAACTTCAGAATCCACTGACAAAGAAGTTTACCGAAGCAGAATGGAGAGCTCTCTTTGAATTTCGA GCCCAACTTCCTGACATATTTGCGCAAGCATATCCAGACAACGGTCAAGCTCGAGAGCTTCCTGTTACTATCTGGGGTGTTACGATCAACCCAGCTACTCCTCAGGACGATGCCCGAGTCAGTGTTGTCCTATTGAAATTCCTTCGAGCAAG GAATTTGAGTGTCACCGAAGCCCGCGACATGTTCATCAACACCCTCAGATGGCGCGAATCATTCAACATTGAGGCCGCTCTCAAAGAGGAGTTTCCTGAAGAAGTATTCGGGAAGTTAGGCTATATCTACGGCAAGGACAACGGCGGAAGACCAGTGGC ATACAATATCTATGGCGGTAATTCTGATCTTAAAGCCGTCTTTGGAGATATTCAGCGCTTCATTCG GTGGCGGGTGGCATTCATGGAGAAAAGCGTAGCACTTCTAGATTTCGTCGAGATCGACCAAATGATACAAGTTCATG ATTACCTTGGCGTCAGCTTTACCACCCGTGATGCTAACTCTAAAGCAGCTGCATCTGAGGCAACTAATATCTTCCAAAGCCATTATCCTGAACTTTTA TATAAAAAATTTTTCATCAACATTCCGACTATCTTCAACTGGATTTTTTGGCTCTTCAAACCCCTTATCTCAGCCAATACTTTGGCAAAGATGTCTGTCGTCGGCACAGGGCAGGAAGCAATCAGAAAGGCTCTATCGCCCTTCATCGATTCCAAAGAGCTTCCTGAAAGGTATGGTGGCGAAGCAAAGGCTTTCTAG
- a CDS encoding RNA polymerase II-associated protein 1-like protein (RNA polymerase II-associated protein 1 homolog), whose amino-acid sequence MSSKKSSKLDLLVRVRYSNPLPAPPCPPKLLNIPTNPMRYARPEFLNALANETPLPMIVDAECGMPLDLGKWECLWEEGGDDSSLNPDIHNLPKLDPKDAFLLSDPSSSTNTYPTNGPTTPSTERLTYGTPIANVPWLRKTEYISRESSQRSAVQESKHVVEDIDISRNAQLRDIESSFVASNEDFSLEALQHPNKPGVTAIESYPILPDADIWANQYDLFRFSERPGDRAVDIEDPRLDCAILRPMKTEHDSFLAFYLTANDEAAVSFKETRFSQVPYQVPENEQETTFHFVRDYETVKVEQEVPNEFLLVLYDGDDPLEADHDRPLKEKGAYYKNIERKMLLKKKRVNAYDHYEDKWEVIRVLHSQMSKEEEEEREEALAEVMDPLYLLRNDPDADGEVDDGAGFPLNGQIDIEAHT is encoded by the exons ATGAGCTCCAAGAAAAG CTCCAAGCTCGACCTTCTCGTACGCGTTCGCTATTCAAATCCTCTACCTGCTCCCCCATGTCCTCCAAAACTTCTCAATATCCCAACAAATCCCATGCGCTACGCGCGTCCCGAATTCCTCAATGCCCTAGCAAATGAAACTCCCCTCCCTATGATTGTCGATGCAGAATGCGGCATGCCTCTGGATTTGGGAAAATGGGAATGCCTTTGGGAAGAGGGTGGTGATGATTCAA GTCTGAACCCGGATATACATAATCTGCCGAAACTTGACCCCAAAGACGCATTCCTTCTGTCTGATCCCTCGTCTTCAACAAACACTTACCCGACAAATGGACCAACCACACCGAGCACGGAAAGATTGACGTATGGGACCCCGATTGCCAACGTACCCTGGTTGCGTAAGACAGAATATATCAGCAGAGAGAGTTCTCAGCGATCCGCTGTTCAGGAATC AAAACATGTTGTGGAGGACATAGATATATCGAGAAACGCCCAGTTACGCGACATCGAATCCTCCTTCGTTGCAAGCAATGAAGATTTCTCCCTGGAAGCGTTACAACACCCCAATAAACCTGGTGTAACAGCTATCGAATCATACCCAATTCTACCGGACGCCGACATCTGGGCGAATCAATACGATCTATTCAGGTTCTCCGAGCGTCCTGGGGATAGGGCCGTTGAT ATTGAGGATCCACGCTTGGACTGTGCCATTTTACGGCCTATGAAAACAGAGCATGACTCCTTCCTTGCCTTCTACCTTACAGCAAACGACGAAGCAGCTGTATCTTTCAAAGAAACACGCTTCTCACAGGTTCCATATCAAGTTCCCGAAAACGAGCAG GAAACGACATTCCATTTCGTCAGAGATTACGAAACAGTGAAGGTTGAACAAGAGGTCCCCAACGAATTCCTTCTTGTATTATACGACGGCGACGACCCTCTAGAGGCCGATCATGACAGACCActaaaagaaaaaggcgCCTATTATAAGAATATTGAGCGCAAGATGCTTCTGAAGAAAAAGCGAGTGAAT GCGTACGATCACTACGAGGACAAATGGGAGGTCATCAGAGTGCTACACTCACAGATGagcaaagaggaggaagaggaacgAGAAGAGGCTTTGGCTGAAGTCATGGATCCTCTCTACTTGCTGCGGAACGATCCAGATGCAGATGGCGAGGTGGATGACGGTGCTGGTTTCCCTCTTAACGGACAGATTGACATCGAGGCGCACACTTAG